In the Clostridium gelidum genome, TCTCAATGGCTTTAATTTGTACTTCATGTGCTAGTCAGAAGAACCAATATTACGAAAAAAGCAATATTGTAATGGATACAGCAGTGACATTAAGTGCTTCTGGTGCAAATTCAAAAGAAGCAGTTGAAGAGAGTTTTAAAAAGTTAGATGAAATTAATGAAATGGCAAGCACTAACATAGAAACTAGTGATATCTATAAAATTAATAATGCTTCAGGGAAGAGTTATGTAAAAGTTCACCCTGAAATTTTTAAGATGATAGAAACTTCAATTAAATATTCAAAATTAAGTGATGGAGCATGGGATATTACTTTAGGACCAATAATAGATTTATGGGGTATTGGTACTGATAATGAAAGATTACCTTCCGATGAAGAAATTAAAGCTAAATTACCATTGGTGGGGTATGATAAAATTAGTATTAATGAAAATGATAGTAGCATCATGCTTCAAAAAGAGGGAATGGCTCTAGATTTAGGTGGTATTGCTAAAGGCTTTGCTGCTGATGAAGTATTAAAAATTTATAAAAAGTACAATATTGAAAATGGACTTATTAATTTAGGTTCAAGTTCTATTTACGCACTGGGCAAAAATAAAGATAATAAAGAATGGTCTGTTGGAATTAAACATCCTAGAAGTGAAGACCCTAATGAATACATGGGAATAATTAAATTATCTAATGAGTCTTTATCTACATCTGGTGATTATGAGAGATATTTTATCAAGGATAACAAAAGATATCATCATATTTTAGATCCCAAAACTGGATATCCAGTAGATAATGGAGTTATGAGTGATACTATAGTAATAGATGGTAACACTACTGATAATGGCATGTTATCTGATCTTCTAACAACAACAGTTTTTACATTAGGACCAGATAAGGGTTTAAAGTTAATAGATAGCTTAAAGGGAATATCTTGTGAAATTACAACATCAGATCATAAGGTTTATACATCAGATGGGTTTAAAGATAGGATTATAGATTTGAATAAAGAGTTTAAATTTGTAAAATAAAGATGTATAACTTTATAATAATTTAAGTAGATTAGAATAATGAGGTGTTTCAAAATGATTCTTCAATCATTTTGAAACACCTCATTATAATTTATGAATCTTAAAATTTGATTTTTGAATGTTTGCTAATAATATAGACGGTTTTATTATATTGTAGTTTTATAATATAAGT is a window encoding:
- a CDS encoding FAD:protein FMN transferase, which encodes MKKIICASIACISMALICTSCASQKNQYYEKSNIVMDTAVTLSASGANSKEAVEESFKKLDEINEMASTNIETSDIYKINNASGKSYVKVHPEIFKMIETSIKYSKLSDGAWDITLGPIIDLWGIGTDNERLPSDEEIKAKLPLVGYDKISINENDSSIMLQKEGMALDLGGIAKGFAADEVLKIYKKYNIENGLINLGSSSIYALGKNKDNKEWSVGIKHPRSEDPNEYMGIIKLSNESLSTSGDYERYFIKDNKRYHHILDPKTGYPVDNGVMSDTIVIDGNTTDNGMLSDLLTTTVFTLGPDKGLKLIDSLKGISCEITTSDHKVYTSDGFKDRIIDLNKEFKFVK